Genomic DNA from Lactuca sativa cultivar Salinas chromosome 8, Lsat_Salinas_v11, whole genome shotgun sequence:
GCACACACAGATTCCCAGCCTTCCATATTCAACCAATTTTATTCGTGGAAAATTTTGCTCCTGGTTTGAACATTCTTCCTTGTCTTCTTTATGCACAAAGTGATTAAGGTCTATTATTTTAGTAATAATATTAGGTGATCGACTGCAGATTAGATTTAAATATGGGTAGAATGAGAAGGATACCTGCAGGGATTTTGGTGATAAGAAGCATTAGGGGAAAAGATTGGAGTTTGAAAACGTATAGATATCTCACCCTCTTTGTTACATTCTTTGCATACAGTTCATACCATGCATCGAGAAAACCTAGTAGCATTGTAAAAAGCGTGTTGGATCCTCCTCGCCATGACAATCACTCCAACTCCAATACTAACATTCCCCCGTGGCCATGGCCAATGGGAGACTTTTTTATCCCCAAAATGAATGATACTTATTCGGATGATGGATGGGCTCCATTCAACGGGAAAGATGGCACTTCAAAACTAGGGGAAATAGACGTTGCATTTCTAGCGGTTTATTCATTAGGGATGTACGTTGCTGGTCATTTAGGAGATACTTTGGATCTTCGATTGTTCTTGACAACTGGGATGATCGGGAGCGGAATCTTTGTGGCATTATTCGGGATGGGTTACTTTTGGGATGTTCatcatttttggtattttttgggGATGCAAATGGTTGCCGGATTGTTTCAGGCCACCGGTTGGCCATCGGTGGTGGCAGTGATTGGTAATTGGTTTGGTAAAAGGCGGAGGGGATTGATAATGGGGATTTGGAATGCTCATACATCTGTCGGCAATATCAGCGGTTCTCTTCTTGCCGCCAGTGTTCTTGATTACGGTTGGGGGTGGTGCTTTATTCTTCCGGCAGCTTTTATCGTGGCAGCCGGAGTCATGGTGTTTTTGTTCTTGGCCGCTTATCCAGAAGATGTAGGCTTCCTGGATCCAAGTGACTCTTCTCCAAATGCGAGAGGATCGATTCATGATGATAACATGATGTGGGAAGAGGGTACATCCAATGATGAGGAGGCCCCCATTCCTCACATTCATTCTGTTAATCGAAGAGGCGTTGGTTTTGTTGGAGCTTGTTTCATCCCTGGAGTAATTCCATTTGCATTATGCCTTTTTTTCTCAAAGCTTGTTGCATACACCTTTCTCTTTTGGTTGCCCTTTTATCTAAGTCAAACAGGTAcattattttttgcatgttttttcttTTGATAAATACAAAACTAGtatcctactttcatttattataATGATTTTTCTTATCAAGGCATTGTAGTATTAACATCTACTCATTCATAGCATTGTAGTTTCACTTTGGCTAATTAGgacattatattttgaaaattaCCCATTATTATCAGTGAAATCCGCTTAATTTGTATTTTTACAACATTGCTATAATTAAATAGATTTATATAACTATTATTTTGAACTAAGATATAGTGATAGTGATGAATAAACCAATACTTCTTGTATTTAGGCCTTGCACAAAATGGAAACACCCACATACAACTTATTGTATTATGTTGGCCTAGTTAAAAAGAAACACCGCTATAAAAATGTCATTTGCAAATTTTCTTAGAATGTATATGAATTTTCTATATAGACAATATCATTTGAAGTACAATTTAATTTGTAAAGAAATAAATGGACAAATTGCACCTAGAAAAAGCATTGTAATGGAATTGCTATTTGTTGTTATGGGATCACTGGATGACATTCAAACGGCTTGTTATGATTTAAAGTTGATTAATCTGTTTTATATGTTGCATAAACTGACTCTGCTTATGATAATTTCATTATTTAGGGTAAAAATAATCAAATTCATATATTAGACAAGTGTAATTGTAGCAAACTCATTATTGAGATAAATATGAAATTACCAAATATCACTAGCTTCATATAATTGATTATCTGACTGCACTAGATTAGctttttaatatgttttttttggtGATCACAATTAGAAGTGGCATTTACATCTTTTGTAAAAAGAGAGATCGAGAGCTAGTAAGATGCACACCAAAAACTTTACAATTTTTGCTCTCATAGGCATCGGTTAGGGTCACAGTATGATGCACACCAAACATAGTACAATTTGCATTGAGATGTTATTATTATAATCCTTTGATTATGATGGATTTTCTAGTTTTGCACAAAACTGCAACTTTTCGTTATATATTAACCTCTTTTGGGTTCATTTTAACTGTTTAAAATCACCATGTGAGCTTGCAGAGATCGGTGGAGAGCGTTTATCAGTAAAATCGGCCGGAAACCTGTCGACTTTATTCGATGTCGGGGGAATCTTCGGTGGAATTTTAGCCGGATATATTTCTGATAGACTAAAGGCACGTGCCACCACTGCCGCAACTTTTATGTATGTCGCCATCCCATCAATGCTTCTATATAGAACTTATGGAAACATCTCGAAGACCATGAACATTATCCTGATGATAATTGCGGGCCTGTTTATAAACGGGCCTTATGCCCTGATCACCACCGCGGTGTCCGCCGATCTTGGGACACATAGTTCTTTAAAAGGCGATTCACGGGCCTTGGCAACCGTGACTGCTATTATTGATGGCACCGGTTCTATCGGGGCGGCTTTGGGTCCGCTTTTGACTGGATTTCTTTCTACAAAAGGGTGGGACGCGGTATTCGCAATGTTGATGATTGGTGCCTGTATCGCGGGTCTACTCTTGACTAGTCTTGTTTGTACTGAACTCACGGAGAGGACGGCTTTGACAAGTCCTCGTCCACGAAACAATGTTGAAGGTATGTCGTATGCTTTTTTACATTTTGAATTATGCCATTGTTTGGTATGCAAGATACAATTGTGGTTTGAGTGATGTTATAGTATTTTGTCGATAGAATAAGGTGGGACATAGATTATAGGTTGATCTCAATTTTACAAAAACTACAATATTTTGCTCCACCCAAAAAGGTGGTATAAAGGTGGGATCCAGACTAATGTATATAGGACAATAGCCACAATATTTTGTCTACACCCAAAATCATCGAATAAGGTGGACACACGATGATGACATTATAACAAAAAATGCACTTTTTGTCCACCAAAAAAGGTGGGACATAGACAAATGTTGATACAACAAAACCGGTTatagttttctttaaaaaaaggGTGGAATGCAGTCAGAAAAACTACAGTACTTTGTATCTCATCCAAAATGGCACAATAGGTAGAACACTAACTAATGTTAATAGGATAACAAGTGCAATATTTGCTCAAGCAAAAAGGCGGCACAAACACATGTTATTACGCGGGAACTTCAATATTTTGTCACACCCAAAATTTGGGACCGGGTAGGGTAGAGGCTTATTCTGGATCTATTGCATGTTCAAAAAAATATGAATGCCCACCTCTTTTATGAATCATCGAAGATCGTCTTAGAAAGGTTGTAAATCCAATGTTGCAAGTAGAAATTATGTCATTATGGATTATTTATTAGCCAAGAGACATGACTTAATCCAGTAAGGTATACGCAAGGGTCGTTTGAACATAATACGAAAAAGAAGGAAAAAAGGCTTTCCCAAGtcttaaacttttataaatttgcATTTTTTTGTTTTCCTTCTATACCCTCAAGTTTGTTGTCACTTTTTCATATTTTTAAACAACATTCATCTCTACACAATTTTTCTCTTTATTTGGTGCAGCTCCTTTATCTCAATCACTTTTATGTCAAGGGAGGAGGTAGTCATTCGTGAGCATTGCAGACAATCGATACACGTTTTAAGTAGACAAGAATGGTTTACAAAGGACAAAGTGCACATCTGTATTCATAAGCCACCCGCGACATACAACTATGAACATATAATTTTTACATCGTTTTGTTCAAATGTTAATGTATAACAATCAGATATAAATATGGTTTTGTGGTGTTTTTTGCATCATTTTCGTTTCTCTTGTTCTTCTTTTTGGCTTTTATGTTGTGTGGAATCCCATGTTCGAAAGCACATTATGCAAATTCTATAATATCATTCTATTAATCTGGTATCGTTCTGCATCACTGGagaatacatatataataatagaaATGCAAACACATAGATTGGATCTTAACAACAAAAAGATTTCGAACGGTTGCTAAAAGTTTAATGAATGATCGATAAATATTGTTATCATAATTTAAGATCATAATAACTTTTTATGCTATAGGTATAAGAGCACCaagagtaggagtaggagtaggagtgggaCATGATGGGAACGGCCTCTGGTATTGATAGCAACATCACCCCACCCACTCGTTACCGACCAAAAGGAAGCGAGTTCAGGGTAGGTTTCATGAGTATTCGTCCCTCTTTTGACCCCACTTTATATATCGTACATACACATGTTATTGCACAAATTGCAAGCCGTCAAAAGAGAATTCCTTGAATGCAACAGTTTCAATCTTCGAATTCTCATATTCAAGGTTGAAATTCTTGAGTATCCGTCCCTCTTACCCCTACTTTGTATATCGTACATACACATGTTTTTGCGCAAAGTGCAAGCCGTCAAAAGAGAATTCCTTGAATGTAGTAGTTTCAATCTCCGAATTCTCATATTTAAGGTTAAACAATGCGTTAGAGATGGAGTTGGAAAAAAAATAAATGTAACATTGATGTGGAAGATAAAGAATGTTATGAAAATAATTCCTATAGAAATTTTAAACTGTGATTAGTGGAGGAAATAGTGATTCATCATCAACTCAATATCATTTTTCACATAAAAAGATATATTCAAAGTATATTCAGATTTTACGATTTATATAGATTGTCAATAATACCCTTTCAATTAACTAGCTTTTAACAAATATGTATTACATCCTTTCTATTATAACTTTATACATAATATTATTAGAGAATTATAAAAAGGTAAATTATTCGTGTATAATTAAATTTGAACTATaatttcaccaaagcaacatttattaaataaataaataattacatttgAAAGATCTTGAAACGCCTAAAAATATCAAGtacaaaattcatttttaaataagtcaaaatCATTCATTCATTAACCCAAATGTCGGTCATAATAAAAGTACTCAAAATCATCAGAGTAAAATCATAAATAGTCAATGCGGAATAAATCTTCAGGGGACATAGTGTGATCAAGTTAGGCCCTTCATTTGAAAacataagtacctgaaaccataaacataaagcCGTAATAACCACAAACTTAGTAAGTCCCctaaaataccccataccatacatacataaaagTAAGAAACTAAATTGTGTCTATTTCATCCCCCTTCGGTCACTTTTAATTTGTATTGGGTTTATTTCACTAcatcggtctctttcaaccggtgttgggtctatttcacccatttggtctctttcaactggtattgGCTCTATTTCATCTCATTCGGTCTCTGTTAACCAATATTTGGTCTATTTGACCCCTACAACTAAGCATTCAATCATATCAACAAGAGTCAAAAAGACATTAAGCACATACAAGcatatcaacaaatatcacaaagacaacaatcaCATAATGACATATCAACAAatttcacaaagacaactagcattcaaCAAACATAATCCATTGGGTCGACATTCATTCGTTcaacccacgagtacagtgaagagactcacctaaaCTATTCAACAAAATCCCAACAACTACCTCAACAACAGAACGTCCAACCCAAGCTTCCTAAAGCCATACCGAAACCACTCTTTAGCCAAAAGCTCAATTCTACACATGTTTGACCAAAAGTTAAgttagtcaaaaagtcaacggtcaaagtcaaagtcaaattgtTAACCAATAGCTCTCCACGTCGTGGCCTTTCTTGCCCACGTTGTGGGCAAAAAATACCAAAGCAGTCGCTAATCCCCCAGTCACCACACCGTGACAGCCTAAGACCACGTTGTGGGGACTAGTCTAAATAGCTCAAACggcttaatccattttcttccgattccaagagctccaaatcTCAAATCTGATCCTTtccaatgtcttaatggataaagtttccaactttatccattaggaaagtacaaaccaccaagatctagaTTTTAAGTCTTAAAGAGACCCAAAATGCATCTTTCttaacttaatctattaagtccaagtctccaactttcatatctaaatcattaagatgtctagatggataaagtttccaaatttatccataataACGCCACAACCTTCCAAtatctaaactttaatacaccaaaatgaaCTAAAGGACCAAGAGAACATGCATGGCTAAAAGGGAAAGGAAAAGGTCTTAACTTTCCTTATCCATAGGGTCCAAAAAACATTCCAAAGCAATCAAAAAATGTTGGAGTCCACTCAAATCCAAGATCACTCGTAAAATGGATCAAAAGTGCCAAAAACCCCAAATTGCAATATCTAATGAACTATATAGGAAGATTGGAACTTTATACTCACAATGGTCCAAAAATATAGTgctttgatggatccaaacttGAAGCATCATTCCTTGCAACCAAAAGAACCTTATTGATCTTTAAGCTCCATAAAAGACATAAAAATCATCTAAAAAAGAAGGTAGGAGAGAGTATATGCTCAAATCTTGAAaatagaggctagggtttctcccaagGGGTCCTAAAGGTGGTGGAGGCTGATAAAATGCCCAAAAATGTGGAATATCAAGCTTAAATACATTGAAAACCCAAAAAGATCATGGTTTTGGGTCTGACTGATCCCCGTGTCGTGGGCTCTGATCCCCACATTGTGGCCATAACTTTTCACCCAAATCCACATCAACTTCAAACAacaataacttcttcgtttcaacttcgTTTTCAacaatctttatatccatggaaggTATTAACAAGCCTCACACTTGTATATAGTTAATTTTGACTTAAGACATGTcgaactaaaaaccataatccaAAGAAGAAGCCTAACATATAACTTTTCCTATTTTACCCTTTGGCTCTAAAGCATAAACCAGTGGCTTAGATCATATAATCGATATCATGAACATCCAATAGGGTCTAAAACCCATTACCTCAAAGTCCAAGGCCTTACTTGATCCATTTAATGCCCATAATTCCAAAATAAAAAACTActcgaaacagggtgttacaactctccctgaATTATACtgaatttcgtcctcgaaatttgTCTTGGTTAGGGTCTCTTAAAACCACGCCAACATATTCCATAAGCTTCCTCTAACCACTTTGAAATCAAGGCATCTTATAAAGAAAACTCGAAAGACCACTCGGAAAGCACTGTTGCCAACAAACAACCCAATAACTTGAAATATTCAACCGCAACCACTATCCTCCTCTCCCTAAGTGAAAGGCCAAACTCCCAGTGTAAACCACTCAAATTGGGAAGCTTCTCAAAACTGTAACTACAACTAACTCCATCAATAAACCCCCAAAACTAGGATACCATGAATCCAAACTCTAGAACCCATACTCTAAGACTAATAATCATCCATCGTCGTACATACCCCTAATCCCTGACTAGGGATACCACCAAAACATGCAGAAAGAATACTCAAAACATAGATCACGAATTTCAACCAAACCTAAATCCAGAAGTTATACCCAAGAACCTCGAGTACACACTTGACTTCCTAAAAAGTCATTGCGAACCCATTGCTCCCACGAACATGATGATGGTCCATCCAAGAATCTTACATTTCATCCAAATCCCTTATCAGCTCATGTGTACACCACCTGACAAATCACTCAATATATCTACAATGAACTTTATGACTCGAGATTCCAGAACCAATACCCAAAATTGGTAACCAAACCCCTAATAAACCATTCTCAAGAGAATAGGGTCCACAGTGGCAAACATGCATCAAGCAACTTCCGATGCACAACCAATATGCCTAATAAACTTTTTACTGTCCACACACTCCAAACCAGCTGGTCACTGAGTCACCTGACTCCCAATCAATGAACTAACACTCGAACATGCCAATAAGACTAACGATCTGAGACCTAAGAGTCTTAATCATTTGACTACCGAGTCCCTCCCATATGAGTCATACAATCACTGGTTCATGTTACATTGTGGCACCCTCTAGCCACTAGAACGATAAACTCATAGTACTACGCCGATCCTGCTGCTATTCCATCACTGTCCTAAAGAATGACGGCCAACACCACAAGGCCTAAAATATTCAACCATCGATCTACCAGCTTGCAGGATCCCAATCAACATCCCTCTCAATGCTAACCA
This window encodes:
- the LOC111907593 gene encoding putative glycerol-3-phosphate transporter 4 encodes the protein MGRMRRIPAGILVIRSIRGKDWSLKTYRYLTLFVTFFAYSSYHASRKPSSIVKSVLDPPRHDNHSNSNTNIPPWPWPMGDFFIPKMNDTYSDDGWAPFNGKDGTSKLGEIDVAFLAVYSLGMYVAGHLGDTLDLRLFLTTGMIGSGIFVALFGMGYFWDVHHFWYFLGMQMVAGLFQATGWPSVVAVIGNWFGKRRRGLIMGIWNAHTSVGNISGSLLAASVLDYGWGWCFILPAAFIVAAGVMVFLFLAAYPEDVGFLDPSDSSPNARGSIHDDNMMWEEGTSNDEEAPIPHIHSVNRRGVGFVGACFIPGVIPFALCLFFSKLVAYTFLFWLPFYLSQTEIGGERLSVKSAGNLSTLFDVGGIFGGILAGYISDRLKARATTAATFMYVAIPSMLLYRTYGNISKTMNIILMIIAGLFINGPYALITTAVSADLGTHSSLKGDSRALATVTAIIDGTGSIGAALGPLLTGFLSTKGWDAVFAMLMIGACIAGLLLTSLVCTELTERTALTSPRPRNNVEAPLSQSLLCQGRR